The DNA segment TCCATCTCTCTCCATCCGCATAGTCATACTCGTCCGCCAATCCGGCATACGAATGTCCCACTTCGTGAATGGAAACACGCGGTCCGTTCACGTTCATGGAGTGAACCGCGATCGAGCCCCCCGAGCCTCCGTACTTGCTTGAGTTGACCATCATCACGATCTGGTCCCATGCCCCCACGCCTAGAGCCTCGTCCGCCGCAGCGCGCGCCAGGGCGACCCCGTTCCCTTCCGCAACCAGCAAACGTTCGATACCACCACTGTGAAACGCTGTCTGGAAGTAAGTGTCGCGCATCGTTCCATTGGGACCGTCCTCCTTGGAAGCCCCCCTCTCCGCGCTCACGATCTCCACGACGTGAACGTTCGTGCCATTCAGCAACACATCCCATGGAGCCACGTTCTCAAAAGCCGCAAGGGTTGCTTCCGCATGCTCGCGATAAAGTCCGCTGTCAATGTCCTCCTGCAGGTAGCCATCTCCCATCAGCACAAAAACCAGCCGCTCCGCATTCGCCCCCGTGTCGCGTAGTTGATAACTCCCTACCGGCCCCGTTCCGTCCGTCGACAATAAGGCAAGGCGCTCCTCCGGCAAGCTCAAGGAGTAGCTAGATGCAGTCATGCCATCTGACGCCTCCATCAAAAGGCGAGCGCCCGCCACGGCCTCCGGATCGTCGGGCCCCCAAACCCGAGCGCTCAGCACTCCTGACGGGGGAGTCACCCAAGAAACGGGGCTCGGCCCCGACTCCGCTAGGGGCACGCTCACCTGCAAGGGCAAGCGAATCTCCGAATCGAGCAGCGTTTCCCCCTGGGCATCGATCCACTCCCAGCGGGCAAGCGTCGTCCTTGTGCCAGCGCTTAAAGAGCCTTCCTTGGCTAATGGAGCGACTTTCGCATCCAACAATTCCCATTCACCGGCCGCTTCGTAGCGCAAGGTCACTTGCCAGATCGACGCACCCTCGACAACTGCAAGCCCCGTGACACCACCGACTGCCGCGAGCCAGCCAAGGAGCAGCGCAACACAAAAACGCGAAGGTAACAGAGCGGACATAGGGTAGGCCAAAGACAATAGCCCTTCCCTAGAAGACGCAAGAATCTGCTGCCCCGATTCAAAGCAAAGCGCTGCTTTCGATCGGCAGGTTTCGCAGGCGTCTGCCCGTCGCCGCAAAGATAGCGTTCAATACCGCGGGAGCGAGGGCTGGTACCCCTGGCTCCCCGATCCCGCCCATCGGACCGTCGTCTTGAAGAAAGTGAACACGGATCTCGGGTGCTTCATTCATTCGGAGCAATTCGAACTGGTCGAAATTGCTTTCCAAAATGCGGCCGTTCTCGAGGGTAAACCTTCCGTGCTTCAAAGCGCTCAGGGCCCAAACCACCGCCCCCTCGATCTGGTTCTCCGCGAGTTGAGGATTCACGATCAAACCGGCGCCCACAAAGACCTCGACCTTGTTCACTCTGAAGTCTCCCTCCCAAACTTCGACCTCTGCAACCTGGGCGACCACCGTCGAACCAAACTTGGAGAGAGCAATCCCACGGCCCTGATTAGGCGGCAAGGGCGATCGCCAATCCAGGGTCACCTCCACCTTTTCGAAAAGCCGTACCACCCGAGCCAGAATGCTGCCCCAATAGTCGTCCTGTCCATGTTGCTCCACCGCCTTCCGAGCTTGCTCGAGACGAAACGCCAAGGGATCGCGTCCCGCCAGATGAGCCATCTCGTCGATGAAAGACTCTTCGGGAAAAGCACCGATATGCTCCACAACGCTCCTCCACGCGCCCGTCGGCACCGGATGGTCAAGCAGGTTGCCCTCTACCTTCCAATCCTTCAAGCCATAGGGCATGAACCCGCCATGAAGCAGCCACCAATAATCGGGCGAGCCCGTGATCGCATAGCTCGCCGCAAGGGCGCTCAAATCGCCCTTCCGGTCAAGCCCCGCTTTCCAGACGCTGCGTTCGTAGGGATGGAAGAGATCATGGGCGATATCGTCCTCGCGACTCCAAGTAAGCTTCACCGGTCCCTGCAATCGATGAGCGATCAAGGCCGCCTCCACTACATAGTCTACCGCAGACCGACGACCAAACGAACCGCCGCACGGGCAACTGTGCATCACGATCTTGTCGACTGGTATACCCAAGGCTGCAGCAACCGAATCGCAACATCGTTTGATGTCCTGTGAGGAGGTCCATATCACTATCGAGTCCCCATCCGCCGTCGCCGTCGCATTGAGAGGTTCCATCGGAGCATGAGGCTGAAAATGCGTTTCGTAAACCGCCTCGTGCGTAACTGCCGCAGCTTGCAACACCGTCTCAGGATCTCCCCAATCCGAGGGCAACTCCGTTTTGAGAAACTCCTTTCGGGCGATGCGTTGCCTCAATGTATCCATATTTACATTACTATTATTCCCTTCCTCCCAAGTAATCTCCAAGAGCTCGCAGGCTTTGAACGCGTTCCAGGTGGAGTCCGCGACCACCGCTACCCCCGGTTTGTAATACTGATACGGATTCGTAATCCCCTCGGGGGCCTCAATTCTAAAAACGGCCTCAACCCCCGGGCGTTCCAAGGCCGCGTCCGCATTGAAACCAAGCAAGCGACCACCCCATACCGGACAGCGAGCAATCGCCGCGTGGCGCATGCCGGGCAAGCGTTTGTTGATCGAGTACGGCACCCTTCCGGTCGACAGCTCAAAGCTCCGAGCGTTCGGTTTCGGCTTTCCGATAATCTTGAAAGACGCCGGATCCCTCAGCCGCGGTTCAGCGGGAACTTCCCGCTGCGCCGCTGCCGCTGCCAATTCGTGAAACGGAATACGAACGCCCATGGCAACGCTCACCACCGCGCCGTTTTCCGCCTCCAAGGATTTCGGCTCGACCTGCAAACGCTCCGCAGCCACCTGTATCAGCATTTCCCTCACACTCGCGCCAGCCAAACGCATGGGCTCCCAGAGGCTCGAAACGGTCCAACTCCCGCCCGTTACCGAACCTTGAGGCGTTTGGTAAAACGCGCTCGTCGCCGCACTCAACTCCATCTGATCAACGGTTACCGACTCCCAATCCATGCCCAACTCCTCAGCAAAGAGCATAGCCACTCCCGATGGAGCCCCCTGTCCCATCTCCTGCTTTCCCAATCGGAGGTGAAGCCCGCCGTCCGGCTTCAGTTCAATGAAGAACCACGGACTGTCCGCCGCGGTTTCAGCGAACGCGGGCTTCTTTTCCTTGCCCGCAAGAAATCCGCTCACCAACAAGCCGCCCCCGAGGGTACCGGCAACTTTCAGGAAATAGCGACGATTCATAAGGCATGCTCCTTTCCGGTCTCCGCCGCCGCACGCTTGATCGCTTTCCGAATCCGTTTGTAAGTTCCGCAACGGCAGAGGTTACCCGACATCGCCCCATCGATAGCGGCATCGTCCGGAATCTCGATTTGCATCAACAAAGCCGCCGCCGTCATCATCTGACCGGCTTGGCAATAGCCGCATTGGGCAGTGTTCTCCTCCCGCCACGCCTGCTGGACCGGATGGTCGCCTTGTTCCGAAAGACCTTCAATCGTCGTGACTGGCATACCTCCAGCCGCGACAACGGGAGTCTGACAAGACCGCACTGCCACTCCGTTCAGGTGAACCGTGCAACAACCGCAGCGACCGACCCCGCATCCGTACTTGGTGCCAGTCATCCCGAGCAGATCCCTGAGTACCCAGAGGAGCGGCATCTCCGGATCGGCCTCAAGCTCGCGTCTCGAACCATTTATGTGCAAAGAGATTATTTCCATAGCGATCCTTCCAAAGACACGAAACCTAGGACGCGCTTGAGAACTCAAACGAAAGATCATGAACGGTCAGCGCGGCCAACCAAGCGTCAGCCAGACGCTATTTTCACTCGATTCGTATCCACGAATCCAATAAACCAATCCCAATTCCCTATGCCCCTTCTTTCAAAAAATTGCCTGTTACCCTTGATCGCGATCATAGTCGCAGGTTGCAAACTAGCGACTGCCACTGCATCTTACTCGATTGAGAGAGTAGCAATTTTCGACGTATCCGAAGAATCCTCACAAACAGGGCTCTCACCGTTCAAAGAACTCGAAGTCTCGAACCCAAACCTAATTTGGGAATCACTCGGCAAAAACGTTCCGCAGCGCTTCGAAATCCAAGCAACCCTCAGACACCACAAGCAAGACCTCGTATCCCACACCCTTTCTCTCCACTTCCCCAGCACCTACGAGGTCTATTTCGACGAAACTCTCATCGGCAAAAACGGACAGCTGTCTTCGACTGGACAGGAAGAGGCCGTGGGACGAAGCATAAAGACCTTCAACCTTCCCGTAAAAGCTTCGATCGAGGATACCCATTCCCTCCGTATTCGCGGCAGCCATACGCATGCTCCAAACACCGGTCACGCCCTAATCCTCGGCGTCACGCCACTCGAAGACAATCTCCACTTCGCCCGCTCGACAGCGATCGCCTATTCCTTCTATATCGTCTTCGCCCTATTCGGGATCTACTTGCTGGCCTACTTCTTCATAAACCGGACGCAGCACCAATACCTTCTCCTCGGCTGCACCTGCGTCCTCTTCGGTATCTTTGCAGTCAACAAGCTGATCTACTATCAGATCAACGTTCCCTATACCTACCTCGACTACATCGGCTACGTCGCAAATACCTGCACGTTCCTGCTCAGCATCATCGCGCCCGCCACTCTGCTCTACACCCTCGGATACCGACAAAAGCTGATCTATTCGCTAGCAGCCCTGCCCTACATCCTATCCAAATCGATTGAGCCACTTGGCCCCATACCAGCCACAGCTTACGTCTGCCTCGCCCTCTCCGTCATATCCATCGCTCTCCAAAAACGGTACGCAATCTTCGCAACCTCGATTTCCACCATCCTGCTGCTTACCTACGAACTCCCCTTTCTCGCCCAAAATCAAGCATTGGGCTTTGGAGCGCTCATGCTCATTTTTCTCGTATCCATAATCAACCTACTCGTCAAAGAATACAAGGAACGCCACCAAGCTCAGCTGCAGAACACACGCCTCCAGCTCGAGCTTCTCAAGAGTAAAATCCAACCGCACTTCGTGCTCAACTCTCTCACCTCCGCCATCGAATGGATAGAGACCAATCCCAAACAAGGAGTGAAACTCATCCAGGAGCTCGCCAAGGAATTCGATCTGCTCTCCTCCATCTCCGAGCAGAAACTGATCCCCCTCGCCACCGAAATCGAATCCTGCAAAACCTACCTGCGCATCATGGAGTACCGCAAGAAAGCGAAGTACCAGCTTGAGCTCATAAACGTCGACCTCTCAGCGGAACTCCCTCCTTCACTGATCCGCAACCTGCTCGAGAACGCCATCAGCCACAACGGATTCGGCGAAGCAAGCGTCACCTTCGAGCTGTCCCAACACCAAAAAGACGGCCAACGGATCCTTCGCTTCGCGGCGCCTACCGCTAGAGAAACGAGCGAACCCAAAACAAACGAGGACGGCACGGGCATTCGCTACATCAAGGCCCGCCTCGCCGAATCCTACAAGACGTGGAGTTTTCATCACGGCCCTGAAAACGGAAAGTGGGTTAGCGCCATAATCACCCCATCAAAGCAAGGAACGGCGGCCGCAATAGACCTAAACCTTACAAGCTCCAAACCCTAGTCCGAAATTGAATATCCTTATCGTAGAAGACGAAGCGAGCATCATGGATCGCCTCAAGCGACTCACTCGGAACATCCTGGGCGAACGTCTCCAAAATCTTGCTACGGCACAATCCTTGGCCGAAGCTGAGGCGACTCTGAATAATTCCGCGTGCGACGTCCTCATGCTGGACCTCAACCTGAACGGAAGAGACGGATTCGAACTCCTCAGAAAGCTCGCTAGCCGCTCCTTTCACACCATCGTCATTTCCGCTTACACCTCGCGGGCCATCGAAGCTTACGAACACGGGGTCATCGATTTCGTGCCCAAACCTTTCGACGAGGAACGCCTCGCCCAGTCCTTTCGACGCATTCTCGGGCACGATACGCAACGTACCCACTTCGCCAAATTCCTCGCCGTCCGTTGCCACGGACGAATCGAGCTCGTCTGCCTCGATGAGATCGAACACATCCAAGCCGACGGCCCTTGTTCCCACATCATCAAAACCGACGGCTCAAGGCGGGCCCACGACAAGATGCTCAAGGATCTCGAACTTCTTCTCCCTCCCAGCTTTGAGCGCGTCCACAAATCCTACATCGCGAACATGGCCGCCGTAAGCGGCCTCGCAATGGGTCCCGACCACAAGAACTTCCTCCAATTTTCCAGCCGACGCAGCATCCCCCTCAGTCGCAGCAAGACCAAGGAACTCAAAGCAAAGCTCGGCTACTGAAGACGACACGTATTCTAAGCTAGAATACGCTATTTCAAAACGCATGTGACAATGGGATTGCCTCGTACATTCGCCTAGCCAATTAAGGATCAGACTATCCCAACAAATGCCATGAGTGAAGAACCGCAGGAAATCCAAGCCCTCCGACAAGCCCTCGCCTTCAGCCCAGACAACATTCCGCTGATCGGACACCTCGCCAACGCCCTCCTCAAGTACGGGCACTTCGCCTCCGCAGAGCGCGAACTCAAGTCAGGCCTTTCGCAGGACCCCGGCAATCGCGACTTGCAAATCGCCCTCGCCAAAGCCTACAGCCAGCAGGACAAGCACTCCGAAGCACTCGTCGTGCTCGAAAGCCTCGAGAAGAAAAACCAGCTCGAAGCCGAGGGCCACCTTCTCTTCGCCAAGCTGCTCAGCAACACCACCGAGCTGGTCCTCGCCGCTGAGCACTACAAGAAGGCCATCGCCCTCGACCCCAAGTGCGAGGACGAGGAAGTAGCCGACGAGCTCGCACCCTTCCTCATCGAAAGCTCCGACCCACACGACCATCCCAACAAACTCCCCGCCGGCGACCACCCGGGCGAATTCGAGACCGACGTGCAAAAGCCCAAGATCACCTTCGCCGACGTCGGCGGCATGGAATCGGTAAAGGAGCAGATCCGCATGAAGATCATCCACCCGCTCAAAAATGCGGAACTCTTCAAAGCCTACGGGAAAAAGATCGGCGGCGGCGTTCTCCTCTACGGCCCACCCGGCTGCGGCAAAACCCATATCGCCCGCGCCACCGCCGGCGAGGTTAAAGCCAACTTCATCAGCATCGGCCTGCACGAAATCCTCAGCATGTGGATCGGGCAAAGCGAAAACAACCTGCACGACCTCTTCGAGCAAGCCCGCCGCAACGCCCCCTCCGTGCTCTTCATCGACGAGGTCGACGCCGTAGCCGCCAACCGCTCCGACATGCGCCAAAGCGCCGGTCGCCAGCTCATCAACCAATTCCTCTCGGAGCTCGACGGAGTCGACTACTCCAACGAAGGCGTGCTCGTCCTCGCCGCCACCAACGCCCCTTGGCACCTTGATCCGGCTTTCCGCCGCCCCGGACGCTTCGACCAGATCGTATTCGTCCCGCCACCCGACCTCGAAGCCCGCACTTCAATCCTGCAGCTCATGCTGGCCGAGAAACCATCCGAGGACATCGACTTCGCCAAGCTGGCAAAGAAAACCGATGGCCTCACTGGAGCCGACCTCAAGTCCATCGTCGACGTCGCCGTGGAGGATACCCTCGACGAAGCGATGAAGACGGGCAACATCGTCCCCCTCCGCACCAAAGCCCTGCTCAAGGCCGCTTCCAAGACCAAGGCAAGCTCCAAGGACTGGTTTTCCTCCGCCAAAAACCACGCCCTCTACGCCAACCAGTCCGGCCTCTACGACGAAATTCTCGACTACCTCAAGATCAAGCGATGAGCAGCCCAAACCTCGAACGCGCTCAGCTCCTGCTTGAGCAAAACCGCGGCTCCGACGCCGAAGAGTACGCCCGCTTGGCGATCCAAGACGATCCCAACGCAGCCCTCGCCTACCTTTACCTGTCCTCCGCCTTGATGCAGCAGAACAAGGACCGCGACGCTCTCGCTCCCGCGCAGGAGGCCCTCAGCCTCGATCCCGACAACCCCTACACGCATGCCCACATCGCTCGCGTGCACTACCATCTAGAGAATTGGAAGAAGGCGGAGGCCGCAGCCAACCAAGCGCTGCGGATGTATCCAGAAGATTCCGACATGTTCGGACTGCTCGCGTATTTGGCCGCCCGCAAGGCCGATTGGGAAAAGTCGCTCGAGCTCGCCGAAACGGGCCTCAGCTTCGACTCCGACCACGTGCTCTGCACCAACGCCCGAGCCAACGCACTCACCAAGCTCAAACGAAGCGACGACGCCCAAGACTCCCTCGACTACGCGCTCAAGCGCGATCCAGAAAATCCATACACCCACTACCAAAAAGGACACGTCCTGCTCGAAGGGGGCAAATACGACGAAGCCGCCAAACACTTTTGCGAAGCCCTCCGCCTCGCCCCGAATTTCGAGGACGCCAAAGAAGGCCTCGTCGAAGCCCTCAAAGCCAAGCACTTCGTCTACTCCCTGTTCCTGAAGTACATCTTCTTCATGAGCCGCCTCAAACCCGGGGTGCAAATGGGAATCATCTTTGGCGGCTATTTCGCGCAACGCATCCTCTCCGAAAGCCTCGCCTCCGCTGGACAGTATGGAGTAGCTTCCGCCGTGCGTATCGTCTACGGCGTGTTCGCTTTCTTCACTTGGACCGCGAGCAGCCTCTTCAACCTGCTGCTTTTCGTCCATCCCATGGGACGCTACGCCCTCTCCGAGCGCCAACGCAAAGTCGCCGCTGGCGTGGGAGCCTGCGTCGCCATGATCCTAGCCAGCCTCGCCCTCCACTTCAGCACTAACATCGAGGGATTGCTTTACGGAGCTCTCGCCTTTGCCACCTGCTCACTTCCCGTCGCCGCCGCAGAATACGCGACCAATCCGGGGAAGCTAAAACTGCTGGGCCTCGTCATCGTCGCCCAGTGTCTCTGCGCCCTCGGCGCTTTCGCTCTTTACCTCTCCGGCGATCCCGCCACTGCCGACGGTCCCGCCACCATCGCAATCATCACCGGCGTCGCCTTCACCTGGCTCAGCGCCTTCTTCCGCAACTAGATGTTTGAGGGAAGCGGCCTCCTGCCGCGATCTCCCAACACTAAAAATCGCGGCACAAGGCCGCTGCCCACCCCCACCACTCTCCATGCCTTACAAGATATACATCGACTTCCCCCTTACTCCTGAACTCAAGTCCCGCATCGTAAATGGGACACGCGGGCACCAACTCGTAATCCCCGCCAAGCCTGCAACCGTGCTCGGTCTCGGCGATATCGAGCCGGAATTCTACGACTGCGACATCATATTCGGCCAACCCCAAACCGATGCAGTTGCAAAAGCGTCATCCTTAAAATGGATACAAGTCAGCTCTTCCGGTATCACCCGCTACGACACTCCAGACTTTCGGGAGGCGATGACACAACGCGGAATCCCCATATGCAACAGCGCCCACGTATTCAACGAGGCCTGCGCTGACCACGCCCTCGCCTTCATGCTCGCCCAATCTCGCCAGCTTCCCCAAGCCCTCGCATCCCAAGCGCCCAACGGCACCGAAGCCTGGCAGGCGATCCGTTCAGGCGGCGTCCCCTTGCGGGGCCAAAGAGCGCTCATCCTCGGATTCGGGGCAATCGGCCGTCGTTTGGCAGAGCTGCTTGCCCCTTTCGAAATGCAGCTTACCGTATACCGACGCACGCCACGTGGCGACGAAGGCATGCCTGTCGTATCCGAATCCGAACTACCAGCCGCTCTCGCCGAGTCCGACCACATCGTCAACATCCTGCCCGACAGCGAGGCGACCAAGCATTTCTTCAACGCAGAACGATTCGCCCAACTCAAGCCCAGCAGCGTCTTCTACAATATCGGCCGCGGCACCACCGTCGACCAAGACGCTCTCGTCGAAGCCCTGAAGAACCAGCAATTGCGCGAGGCTTGGCTCGATGTCACAGATCCCGAGCCCCTGCCGTTGGATCACCCCCTACGCCAGCAATCGAATTGCTTCATCACTCCGCACACTGCTGGAGGATTCGCCGGAGAAGCCGAAGCCTGCATCGATCACTTCCTCAAAAACCTCGCCCGCTTCGAAAAAGGCGAAACATTGGAGAACCGCGTCATTTAGGCGTTACGAATGGTGGCGCGGCTTCCCCGAAGACGCCTTCAAAACTTGGCGTTCGTCGCCCACGACCCGTAAACCGGATTTGGGAAAACGAAATACTTGTATCCAAAATCCGAGAATGCAGACGACTCGCCTTCCTTCGCCAGATCCTGCGTTAGCCCCGGAAAGTCAGTGATGTTATCTCCAAAAAACATCACGATCTCGAAAGCCTCCAAACCAGCCTTCGCGTTGCCGGATTCGACCCGCTCCCAACGCGGTTCCTTTTCGTCGTCGTCTTCCATCAATAGGACCACGTCAAAAGGGACTCCCAGTTTTATAAGGTTCGCTTCCGTAGATTCCTGAACGACGACGCTACGGTTCGAAACGATCGCTACCTTGCCCCCCAGTTCCTTGACCCGACGAGTAAACGCCACCGATCCCGGCACCGCAGGAGCCTCTTCCCGCCGGCACCAGTCGTGCCATAGGTCCATGTCGAAATCAGCTCCCCGCCGCTCCTTCGCCTCCAGGGAATTATCGAGCACCGTCTCGTCCGCGTCCAGGGCTACGCCCCATTGCTTTCCTTCGAACTCTCCCGAAGCGACCCGTTCCTCCAGCACCTTCGTCGCTGACGCATAAAGCTGGCGAGTCATGGCCTGATACTCCGCCGCGTTGCGCATCCAATGCAAATCGTTCGGCATTGACGCCCACTCTTCCGCTTGCAACTCGCTGATGCCACCGTCCAGCGAAGCAGCGACAGGAACCCGCGAACAAACTCCCAAAAGCAAAAGGACCGCAGCTCCTGCCCTGTTCATACTTTCTCGCTTAAAAACCCTCTTCGCAAACATGCAGAACTTGCTGACATCAGCCTGACAAGCACGCAAGTTAAGACGCAGCCAAAATTTCATTACACCGAAGTTTAGGCTATATCTAAATTTCGGATACAAAAAAGCCGACCGCGTTACGCGGTCGGCTCGAGAGAAAGTCTAACAACTATCGACGAGAGAAGCGCCGGAAACCGACAAGCGCTGCGATCCCCATAAGCGAGAGAGCAATTCCCCCAGCATCTGGAACTGCATTTACCTCAACGGTGATATACTCGGTGTTGTCATAGGCATTGGAATCCCAGTACATGAGCTGCAGGACACCCGCTTCGGGGGCCACACCCGCAAAGGACGTTCCGAGCAAAATGTAGCTCGAACCGATCTTGCCTACCAGAGCTCCGTAGGGAGCCGAAAAGCCATCGTCATTGTAAGGACCGAAGGCCTGTCCGATAAGCGTTCCCACACTCGCTCCAGAATCATCCGTCCCAGTCGCAAACAGGTTTCCGAGCAGTCCGTCAGCATTCGACCAGCGTGGATTCGCTCCCGCGCTCCACAGATCATCCAGGGATGCGTTTGTTGTGAACGCCTGTCCGGCAGATAGGGAGATAGTGTTCACAGGCGTTCCCCCATTGGAGGAATTGTCCTTCGCGTAAACGTCGTACGAAATCGCATGCACCGCTGGAATGGCAACGATGGCGCCGATGAGAGCTGATATTTGGAGTAATTTTTTCATGCTGTTTTTTGGGTTAATAACTTTGGAATAGAGTCCTGACTCTATCAGCAAAACTAGTGCCATCACGTAGAGCCTAGCACGGGCTACTTCCATAAGTAATTCCCCCTTCGCAACTTCCAGCTGCAGGAAAAATCCAAGTTCCCCTCATTCTCGAAGAATACGTAAGGCAACTCGACGAGTGACAAAAAGCCAGACAGATCTGGAAGGCTCAACCCTTAGATGCAGAGGGACTTAGAGAATTCGAAAACAAGCCCAATCACAGCCCCTTCTCCAGTTCTTCCAACACAGCTTGAAAAGGGGCCGTTTCCAACGCTCCAAACAACGGCCCCCTGCTGCTTCTCGTTCTGCTGGTCTTCGGACTTGTGATGCCGCATAGAAACCGGGCCGCCTCGCGCGGCGCCCCCAACCCAGCCGGGCGCTCGTTCCTGAAACGGGACAGGACCTCTCGCTCCCCATCGCTCAAGCCGCGATCCACCCCTTTTATCGAAACGACTCTTCCGCTCCGGCAATGCTCGCAGTGTCCGCAAGCCTGCTCAAGCGTTTCGCCAAAATAAGCCAACAGGTGCTGAGTTTTGCAGCCATCATGATTGATCAAGCCCACGACTTGGGCGATGCGTCGCAGGTTGCCCTCTTCGTTGCGCTTAACCTTCCCGATCAAGGAGGCGCGTACCCTCTCTGCGTCTGGACGCGAGAGGATTCGCATCCCCTGGCGCAAACCGCTGACTCCTACTTCCAGCATCCCCAACTCCTCGAGGTGGTTGAAGGCTTTTACGATACGTGCCCGATCCGCTCCCAATGCGGTCGCCGCCGTATCCAAATTCAAGTAACTCCACGTTTTCTTCTCCTCCGCCTGGGCAAGCAAGCTACGCAAAAACTCGCCCGGCTCTCCCTTGAAGGCAGCCAATACATTCGCCTTTGGCTGCAAGTACTTGAACTTGTATTCACTGTAGAAGGGAGCCGTAAATTTAATGATTCCCTCTAGCTCCAGATATGTCAGCAAGGTCCCTAGCACCAACCCACGAATATCCGTGTCCTGGGAAAGATGATACATCGAAATATCGAATTCGTCTTTTTGCCTGAGGATAAAGGCAACCAACGAGTCGACCGCTTCCTCCGTAGGCGTATCGCCGAACACGAAGTTTTCCAGCACAACCAAATCGTCGTCGGACCCCAGCACTTCGCAGTACGATTCCTTTCCATCTCGTCCCGCGCGTCCAACTTCCTGCGAATAGTTCTCCAGCGTTTTCGGCAGATTGTAATGATAAACCCGCCGTATGTCAGATTTGTCGATACCCATGCCAAAGGCAATCGTCGCCACTACGATCCCATCCGCCGACGCCATAAACCAATCTTGGATCTCCGAGC comes from the Pelagicoccus enzymogenes genome and includes:
- a CDS encoding LytR/AlgR family response regulator transcription factor, whose product is MNILIVEDEASIMDRLKRLTRNILGERLQNLATAQSLAEAEATLNNSACDVLMLDLNLNGRDGFELLRKLASRSFHTIVISAYTSRAIEAYEHGVIDFVPKPFDEERLAQSFRRILGHDTQRTHFAKFLAVRCHGRIELVCLDEIEHIQADGPCSHIIKTDGSRRAHDKMLKDLELLLPPSFERVHKSYIANMAAVSGLAMGPDHKNFLQFSSRRSIPLSRSKTKELKAKLGY
- a CDS encoding (2Fe-2S)-binding protein, whose translation is MEIISLHINGSRRELEADPEMPLLWVLRDLLGMTGTKYGCGVGRCGCCTVHLNGVAVRSCQTPVVAAGGMPVTTIEGLSEQGDHPVQQAWREENTAQCGYCQAGQMMTAAALLMQIEIPDDAAIDGAMSGNLCRCGTYKRIRKAIKRAAAETGKEHAL
- a CDS encoding xanthine dehydrogenase family protein molybdopterin-binding subunit produces the protein MNRRYFLKVAGTLGGGLLVSGFLAGKEKKPAFAETAADSPWFFIELKPDGGLHLRLGKQEMGQGAPSGVAMLFAEELGMDWESVTVDQMELSAATSAFYQTPQGSVTGGSWTVSSLWEPMRLAGASVREMLIQVAAERLQVEPKSLEAENGAVVSVAMGVRIPFHELAAAAAQREVPAEPRLRDPASFKIIGKPKPNARSFELSTGRVPYSINKRLPGMRHAAIARCPVWGGRLLGFNADAALERPGVEAVFRIEAPEGITNPYQYYKPGVAVVADSTWNAFKACELLEITWEEGNNSNVNMDTLRQRIARKEFLKTELPSDWGDPETVLQAAAVTHEAVYETHFQPHAPMEPLNATATADGDSIVIWTSSQDIKRCCDSVAAALGIPVDKIVMHSCPCGGSFGRRSAVDYVVEAALIAHRLQGPVKLTWSREDDIAHDLFHPYERSVWKAGLDRKGDLSALAASYAITGSPDYWWLLHGGFMPYGLKDWKVEGNLLDHPVPTGAWRSVVEHIGAFPEESFIDEMAHLAGRDPLAFRLEQARKAVEQHGQDDYWGSILARVVRLFEKVEVTLDWRSPLPPNQGRGIALSKFGSTVVAQVAEVEVWEGDFRVNKVEVFVGAGLIVNPQLAENQIEGAVVWALSALKHGRFTLENGRILESNFDQFELLRMNEAPEIRVHFLQDDGPMGGIGEPGVPALAPAVLNAIFAATGRRLRNLPIESSALL
- a CDS encoding sensor histidine kinase; protein product: MPLLSKNCLLPLIAIIVAGCKLATATASYSIERVAIFDVSEESSQTGLSPFKELEVSNPNLIWESLGKNVPQRFEIQATLRHHKQDLVSHTLSLHFPSTYEVYFDETLIGKNGQLSSTGQEEAVGRSIKTFNLPVKASIEDTHSLRIRGSHTHAPNTGHALILGVTPLEDNLHFARSTAIAYSFYIVFALFGIYLLAYFFINRTQHQYLLLGCTCVLFGIFAVNKLIYYQINVPYTYLDYIGYVANTCTFLLSIIAPATLLYTLGYRQKLIYSLAALPYILSKSIEPLGPIPATAYVCLALSVISIALQKRYAIFATSISTILLLTYELPFLAQNQALGFGALMLIFLVSIINLLVKEYKERHQAQLQNTRLQLELLKSKIQPHFVLNSLTSAIEWIETNPKQGVKLIQELAKEFDLLSSISEQKLIPLATEIESCKTYLRIMEYRKKAKYQLELINVDLSAELPPSLIRNLLENAISHNGFGEASVTFELSQHQKDGQRILRFAAPTARETSEPKTNEDGTGIRYIKARLAESYKTWSFHHGPENGKWVSAIITPSKQGTAAAIDLNLTSSKP
- a CDS encoding M64 family metallopeptidase: MSALLPSRFCVALLLGWLAAVGGVTGLAVVEGASIWQVTLRYEAAGEWELLDAKVAPLAKEGSLSAGTRTTLARWEWIDAQGETLLDSEIRLPLQVSVPLAESGPSPVSWVTPPSGVLSARVWGPDDPEAVAGARLLMEASDGMTASSYSLSLPEERLALLSTDGTGPVGSYQLRDTGANAERLVFVLMGDGYLQEDIDSGLYREHAEATLAAFENVAPWDVLLNGTNVHVVEIVSAERGASKEDGPNGTMRDTYFQTAFHSGGIERLLVAEGNGVALARAAADEALGVGAWDQIVMMVNSSKYGGSGGSIAVHSMNVNGPRVSIHEVGHSYAGLADEYDYADGERWSGSRPGEANVDTDLENLKWADWLDGGVPVPTPDASEWNGRVGAFEGAKYKEFGVYRPQRHCMMRSISSPFCKVCVERHVQRYFELLGDELGYARRPLGETPVLVANVKSFSLALPEFSGNRVRWYLDGELLNGAEGTAFALSRGQLGGGTKTLSAEWSYDDSVVKKGALKTYSWEVLPFEGTVLGTPYWWLESFGFDARILGVDAVDHDRDGYTTAEEYLANTDPTNPASRIALLRFGSSDPEFGYSLLWALTPDRAFTLERSQDLANWLAVPGFEAIESPFAGGVSYEVPRDWLAYYYRLKVELGESGADATD